From one Brevibacterium sp. 'Marine' genomic stretch:
- a CDS encoding TRAP transporter large permease, translating into MNANTDLTGASLPPEDSNTSNFTGATTQKPTTALLPSGSRRDRPGALALTIGFGLVAVCLVGLFTSPSAAIGGAWCIGMMLVLLFLSVPVAIALSVPSIIGVYAVSGIPATMNILSTAPFSAVSDWSMSVLPMFIFMGMVLTQSGLSGKVYRVADHWFSWLPGGIGIGTTFAGAGLSAVTGSTIGMTYALGRAGIPEMLKAGYDRRMAVGTIMVSGMTGNLIPPSILMVVYAGIASVPVGPALMAGAVPGILLAVCFAVFIFAIGVIAPKLVGRGQNAQTATDATDSTDTTRPTTTWRDRFTSLTSVWGFAVILVVLFGGMFSGIFTPTEAGAAAALCSLLLCLWEKRNQNPWRKIAESAMDTVAATSAIFFIMIGATMLTSLLAITGLAPILTGLITDLGLSRIGFLLVLIVLYIVMGMFFDTLSMMLLTIPILLPALEAMGVSPLWFGVFVVLLGEFAMVTPPVGIIPYIVHSIAKNPEVNLGATVTLRDIFTSLLWFLPVAVVFLILMITVPGMTEWLPDLISRTSGGMAG; encoded by the coding sequence GTGAACGCCAACACCGACCTCACCGGTGCATCCCTACCGCCAGAAGACTCAAACACATCGAACTTCACCGGCGCCACCACCCAGAAACCAACGACAGCGCTCCTCCCAAGTGGCTCCCGCCGCGATCGCCCCGGCGCTCTCGCCCTGACCATCGGATTCGGGCTTGTCGCCGTCTGCCTCGTCGGTCTCTTCACCAGCCCGAGCGCGGCCATCGGGGGAGCCTGGTGCATCGGAATGATGCTCGTCCTCCTCTTCCTCTCCGTACCGGTGGCCATTGCATTGTCCGTGCCGTCGATCATCGGCGTCTACGCGGTGTCCGGCATCCCGGCGACGATGAACATCCTCTCCACCGCCCCGTTCAGCGCCGTCTCCGATTGGTCGATGAGCGTGCTGCCCATGTTCATCTTCATGGGCATGGTGCTCACCCAATCAGGACTCTCCGGCAAGGTCTACCGCGTCGCCGACCACTGGTTCTCCTGGTTGCCCGGAGGAATCGGCATCGGCACCACCTTTGCCGGGGCAGGACTGTCCGCGGTCACCGGCTCGACCATCGGCATGACTTACGCTCTCGGCCGGGCAGGCATCCCCGAAATGCTCAAAGCCGGCTACGACCGCCGCATGGCCGTCGGCACGATCATGGTCTCTGGCATGACCGGCAACCTCATCCCACCGTCGATCCTCATGGTCGTCTACGCCGGCATCGCCTCCGTCCCCGTCGGCCCCGCCCTCATGGCCGGAGCCGTCCCCGGAATCCTGCTCGCCGTCTGCTTCGCCGTCTTCATCTTCGCCATCGGCGTCATTGCCCCGAAACTCGTCGGCCGCGGCCAGAACGCCCAGACCGCCACTGACGCAACAGACTCAACCGACACCACCCGCCCCACAACCACCTGGCGCGACCGCTTCACCTCCCTGACTAGCGTGTGGGGCTTCGCCGTCATCCTCGTCGTCCTCTTCGGCGGCATGTTCTCCGGCATCTTCACCCCCACCGAGGCCGGAGCCGCCGCCGCACTCTGCTCCCTGCTCCTCTGCTTGTGGGAAAAGCGAAACCAGAATCCGTGGCGAAAGATCGCGGAATCGGCCATGGATACGGTGGCGGCCACCTCGGCGATCTTCTTCATCATGATCGGCGCGACCATGCTCACCAGCCTGCTCGCCATCACCGGACTCGCCCCCATCCTCACCGGCCTCATCACGGACCTCGGACTGTCGCGGATCGGATTCCTGCTCGTCCTCATCGTCCTCTACATCGTCATGGGCATGTTCTTCGACACCCTGTCGATGATGCTGCTGACTATCCCGATCCTCCTGCCCGCCCTCGAGGCGATGGGCGTGAGCCCGCTGTGGTTCGGAGTCTTCGTCGTCCTCCTCGGCGAGTTCGCTATGGTCACCCCGCCGGTCGGCATCATCCCCTACATCGTCCACTCGATCGCGAAGAACCCCGAGGTCAACCTCGGTGCCACGGTCACGCTGCGCGACATCTTCACCTCCCTGCTGTGGTTCTTGCCCGTGGCCGTGGTCTTCCTCATCCTCATGATCACCGTGCCCGGAATGACCGAATGGCTGCCCGACCTCATCAGCCGCACCAGCGGCGGAATGGCCGGATAA
- a CDS encoding DUF6308 family protein — MADIDSAFPEVSSDTIDFAKSKCLLVLRDDLTPGRVRRYYDANTNYAGSTFAGLEPNVSDTITATDLLAVTTLSVDIPVLAVRRILEDEATQNELRVALGSLPTCSLEDTVEHDFPAMQVFYDLVKSLLARADTKSSNAWVTASKITARKRPGLFPVRDNVVCKLLGIDRLGDRAKDWIVFRELMRDKEVRAALTATVSKAEALKDERVVRFDVQPLRQLDVALWTAESK, encoded by the coding sequence ATGGCCGACATTGACAGCGCCTTCCCCGAAGTCAGTTCCGACACGATAGATTTCGCTAAGAGTAAGTGTCTACTAGTTCTCCGGGACGATTTGACCCCTGGACGAGTCCGTCGGTATTACGACGCTAATACAAATTACGCTGGTTCCACCTTTGCTGGTCTTGAGCCAAATGTCTCGGACACAATCACTGCGACCGATCTGTTGGCGGTAACCACGCTGTCAGTTGACATTCCGGTACTAGCAGTGCGGCGAATTCTTGAAGACGAAGCCACCCAGAACGAACTCCGTGTTGCACTTGGGTCTCTCCCCACCTGTTCGCTTGAGGACACAGTTGAGCACGACTTTCCAGCAATGCAAGTATTTTACGACTTGGTCAAGTCGCTGCTGGCAAGAGCGGATACCAAAAGTTCGAATGCATGGGTGACAGCTAGCAAGATCACTGCACGAAAACGGCCAGGCTTGTTTCCGGTGCGAGATAACGTCGTGTGCAAGTTGCTGGGAATCGATCGTCTTGGTGATCGTGCGAAGGACTGGATTGTATTCCGTGAGTTGATGCGGGATAAGGAAGTACGTGCGGCTCTGACTGCCACAGTGTCAAAGGCAGAAGCTTTGAAGGACGAGCGGGTAGTTAGGTTTGACGTTCAACCGCTGAGGCAATTGGACGTAGCCCTCTGGACAGCCGAATCAAAATAG
- a CDS encoding TRAP transporter small permease — MSTFTKVLDRWLTVTTAAAIIVMMLHTVTHALARSIFHAPIYGTNEIVEYWYLPIVALLGIPAAQLQKEHITVTMAIERAKPATAALFTVFACILGALVSAAFAWFGLMKALENTAIGSTADVSAVITWPVYYLVPIVFVLLVVLYILDAVAILRRRRTETGEEQ, encoded by the coding sequence ATGAGTACGTTCACCAAAGTCCTCGATAGGTGGCTGACGGTCACCACGGCCGCGGCGATCATCGTGATGATGCTCCACACCGTCACCCACGCCCTGGCCCGGTCGATCTTCCACGCCCCGATCTACGGCACCAACGAGATCGTCGAATACTGGTACCTGCCCATCGTCGCGCTGCTCGGCATCCCGGCCGCGCAGCTGCAGAAGGAACACATCACCGTGACCATGGCCATCGAGCGTGCGAAGCCGGCCACCGCCGCTCTCTTCACCGTGTTCGCGTGCATCCTCGGTGCCCTCGTGTCCGCGGCCTTCGCCTGGTTCGGGCTGATGAAAGCCCTGGAGAACACGGCGATCGGATCAACCGCCGACGTCTCCGCCGTCATCACCTGGCCCGTGTACTACCTCGTGCCGATCGTATTCGTCCTCCTCGTCGTGCTCTATATTCTCGATGCCGTCGCCATCCTCCGCCGCCGGCGCACCGAAACAGGGGAGGAGCAGTGA
- a CDS encoding GIY-YIG nuclease family protein has translation MIIGAYGLFWEQGLVEWDARPWRLLGRRGLNSGSLRIVDFRRARGVYILYNDVNVYYVGLAVGANGIGSRIRDHLDDEHSQLWNRFSWFTFDSPDGEGAIGDDGVETVTQTYNGVENLDTKDLIRDLEALLQQAMQPLANKAMTKFADGEEWYQVASRVPEVLLFEHLAPRLRPRL, from the coding sequence ATGATTATTGGGGCGTACGGACTGTTCTGGGAACAAGGGTTAGTTGAATGGGACGCTCGACCTTGGCGACTTCTAGGACGGCGAGGTCTGAACTCGGGAAGTCTCCGGATTGTTGATTTCAGGAGAGCGCGAGGTGTCTACATTCTTTATAACGACGTCAATGTCTACTATGTGGGGCTCGCAGTTGGAGCCAACGGTATTGGAAGTCGAATCCGCGACCATCTCGATGATGAGCATTCTCAATTGTGGAACCGGTTCTCCTGGTTTACCTTTGATTCTCCTGATGGCGAAGGAGCTATCGGTGACGACGGCGTAGAAACTGTGACTCAAACCTACAACGGAGTGGAGAATCTTGATACCAAAGATTTGATTCGCGATCTGGAGGCACTGCTACAGCAGGCGATGCAACCCCTGGCGAACAAAGCGATGACCAAGTTTGCTGATGGCGAAGAATGGTATCAAGTCGCCAGCCGTGTTCCTGAAGTCCTGTTGTTCGAACACTTGGCTCCACGGCTTCGACCGCGTCTCTGA
- a CDS encoding aminotransferase class IV, whose amino-acid sequence MNVWLWNQQDHRFEEPTTDISSSKLMAADSWLVEDGRVRAFDLHRTRFGDAAAQVGMGDAITDEFWAAVVEKISAKGEWFPRVDVLDVSPDAERELAFRLRPAPTRTQELKVLIPPYSDPRITPNRKGPDIALLERVREEAGEQYSCDEVLLINGDGYVIEGATTSLLWWDEETLCAQDPELGALPGVTSAVILEEARARSVPIELRRVRPEELMEHEAWLVNALHGIRRVSELVDGRDLHDSVQRGDEPNQIWAGHRGGPHADAVRLGRWREWLETIRVAPGM is encoded by the coding sequence ATGAACGTGTGGCTGTGGAATCAACAGGATCACCGTTTCGAGGAGCCTACGACGGATATCAGCTCATCGAAGCTGATGGCCGCCGATTCGTGGCTTGTTGAAGACGGGCGGGTACGAGCGTTCGACCTCCATCGGACACGGTTCGGTGATGCTGCTGCGCAGGTGGGGATGGGTGATGCGATCACCGACGAATTTTGGGCGGCAGTGGTCGAGAAGATCTCGGCGAAGGGGGAGTGGTTTCCGCGCGTAGATGTCCTCGACGTTTCTCCTGACGCCGAACGTGAGTTGGCATTCCGGTTGCGACCAGCACCGACTCGGACGCAGGAGTTGAAGGTTCTCATCCCGCCATATTCCGACCCGCGAATCACTCCGAATCGGAAAGGCCCGGACATCGCTTTGCTTGAGCGTGTGCGGGAGGAAGCCGGTGAGCAGTACAGCTGTGACGAGGTATTGCTCATCAACGGGGACGGGTACGTCATCGAGGGAGCGACGACGAGCCTGCTGTGGTGGGATGAAGAGACGCTCTGTGCACAGGACCCGGAGTTAGGCGCACTGCCGGGAGTCACCTCGGCGGTGATCCTCGAGGAGGCCCGCGCTCGGTCGGTTCCGATCGAGTTGCGGCGAGTGCGGCCCGAGGAGCTTATGGAGCACGAAGCATGGCTCGTCAACGCGCTCCACGGGATTCGGCGAGTGAGCGAACTCGTTGACGGGCGTGACCTTCACGACAGCGTGCAGCGCGGCGATGAGCCGAATCAGATTTGGGCTGGGCATAGAGGCGGGCCCCATGCGGATGCGGTCCGGCTCGGCCGTTGGCGTGAATGGTTGGAAACGATTAGGGTCGCTCCGGGCATGTGA
- a CDS encoding amino acid racemase, producing the protein MRRIGLLGGMSWHSSIEYYTKINDAVAKKLGGHHSAQILLDSCDFADIRELQEANDWAGNDASLTATAKRLVDGGAEAVAIATNLMHKCAPAIEASVDAPFIHMVDSIATMAKRQGYSTLAVLGTRWTMLEDFYTGRLEAQGIKTLVPDEETCLEVDQIIWDELTQGIFTDKSGARYVEIMNDLKARGADAVALSCTEIGLLVPPETAPLPALDSVDAHVSAIVEWIMADEPVTIRH; encoded by the coding sequence ATGCGCAGGATCGGTCTGCTGGGTGGAATGAGCTGGCATTCGAGCATCGAGTACTACACGAAGATCAACGATGCCGTGGCCAAAAAGCTCGGCGGTCATCATTCCGCGCAGATCCTCCTCGACTCGTGCGACTTCGCGGACATCCGGGAGCTGCAGGAGGCCAACGATTGGGCAGGTAATGATGCATCCCTGACGGCGACGGCGAAGCGTTTAGTCGATGGCGGCGCCGAAGCTGTCGCGATTGCCACCAATCTCATGCATAAGTGCGCCCCGGCGATCGAGGCCTCAGTCGATGCGCCTTTCATTCACATGGTCGATTCGATCGCGACGATGGCGAAGCGACAGGGATACTCAACTTTGGCCGTTCTGGGCACCCGATGGACCATGCTGGAGGATTTCTACACGGGCCGGCTCGAAGCGCAGGGTATCAAGACTCTGGTACCCGATGAGGAGACGTGCCTTGAGGTCGACCAGATCATCTGGGATGAGCTCACCCAAGGCATCTTCACGGACAAATCGGGCGCTCGCTATGTCGAGATCATGAACGACCTCAAGGCTCGTGGCGCTGACGCTGTGGCCCTGTCGTGCACGGAGATCGGCCTGCTCGTCCCACCGGAGACCGCTCCCCTACCGGCCCTCGACTCGGTCGATGCTCATGTTTCCGCAATCGTCGAGTGGATAATGGCGGACGAGCCTGTAACCATTCGGCATTGA
- a CDS encoding SDR family oxidoreductase encodes MPTTDGTSEATAVPSETIALITGGARGIGRHLSEAFAKAGYDVIVTATSAEKAEAAADEIAEATGGAVTGVGLRTDDITAVNQLRDSVAELEKSTGKRLQVLINNAGRIESTEGPLWDADPESLKDVVDANVLGVALMINVFAPVLMAGAQATGRLSRIIDLNSGSGAKGTPAYAVYSASKAALFRIADSVVHFGHDKGLRIFEMAPGVVETAMTKSMPVHDFRQGDDWTSTEQVTGLALALASGTLDAFTGRYVRAGADTEESLLVEAADGLSDTTRRLVLG; translated from the coding sequence ATGCCGACCACCGACGGAACCTCTGAAGCGACCGCGGTTCCGTCCGAGACGATCGCGCTCATCACCGGCGGCGCCCGCGGAATCGGGCGTCATCTGTCCGAGGCGTTTGCGAAGGCTGGCTATGACGTGATCGTCACGGCCACCTCGGCGGAGAAGGCGGAAGCTGCTGCTGATGAGATCGCTGAGGCGACCGGGGGAGCGGTGACCGGTGTCGGTCTGCGCACTGATGACATCACCGCGGTGAACCAGCTGCGTGACTCTGTCGCCGAGCTCGAGAAATCGACGGGGAAGCGTCTGCAGGTGCTCATCAACAATGCCGGGCGCATCGAGTCGACCGAGGGGCCGTTGTGGGACGCCGATCCGGAGAGCCTCAAGGACGTCGTCGACGCGAACGTGCTCGGCGTCGCGCTCATGATCAACGTCTTTGCACCCGTATTGATGGCGGGCGCCCAGGCGACCGGCCGTCTCAGCCGCATCATCGACCTCAACTCGGGATCGGGGGCGAAGGGCACGCCGGCGTATGCAGTGTACTCGGCGTCGAAGGCAGCACTGTTCCGCATCGCCGACTCGGTCGTTCACTTCGGGCATGACAAGGGACTGCGTATCTTCGAGATGGCGCCGGGCGTCGTCGAGACAGCCATGACGAAGTCGATGCCCGTCCACGATTTCCGCCAGGGTGACGACTGGACCTCAACCGAGCAGGTCACCGGACTCGCGCTGGCTCTCGCATCGGGAACCTTGGACGCGTTCACTGGGCGATACGTCCGTGCCGGTGCGGATACGGAGGAGTCACTCCTCGTCGAGGCAGCCGATGGCCTGTCGGACACGACTCGACGGCTTGTGCTCGGCTGA
- the pabB gene encoding aminodeoxychorismate synthase component I — MIRTLLIDNADSFTLNLFHLLAEVNECAPTLVPNDWTEFELSVLDEFDNVVISPGPGTPERSADFGICAEVIEHSTIPVLGVCLGHQGIAHVHGGAVVHSPEPRHGRVSAIRHTETELFAGIPSPFSAVRYHSLAVTDLPDCLEATAWSEDGVIQALRHRSRPQWGVQFHPESIASDEARTLLRKFAELTAAWNRGTEHQDDGSVNEAWDGEEIVSKSDLLAGTCAALNRSEATPHPADDRHHYILDTDVLPQTFTDERLFAELFGDEPEAVWLDGNLPGNDSSRFSIMGAPSGPLSKVATASVSEGTVEVRSASGESKSFIQSSGFFDWLDIELASTTVSVSGTEDEPPSAGSETPDIRADNHDLPFDFHLGWVGYLGYELKTEVGSPNQRESDLPDAVMMFLDRALIIDHETERIHLLVLRRDDDPAGRATNQEWLDYTRTRIASIPTDEVTGAHQPSTASAKADITNPAKRRDPNLVARNSRHEYLDLIDQVQEKITDGETYEVCLTNMLEGTVDPHASPLEMYLRLREDNPTSFGAFIRTREAVILSTSPERFLRIGADGRVESKPIKGTRPRGATPAEDEAIKAELAASVKDRSENLMIVDLVRHDLGRTAELGSVQVDTLFGIESYATVHQMVSTVSSRLAEDASPVACVRAAFPPGSMTGAPKLRTMTTIEELEAGPRGVYSGAVGYFSLGGAVDLSVVIRTLVVQGETLSYGVGGAIVALSDSEEEYEETVVKAAPVLRLLGGVEFPGEVVVHANAPSELRTHIHSTEQIGDADVHTMIPAEEAGPTDTAVAEYSGGVER; from the coding sequence GTGATCCGGACTCTGCTCATCGACAATGCCGATTCGTTCACGCTCAATCTTTTTCACCTCCTCGCCGAGGTGAACGAATGTGCGCCGACGCTTGTGCCCAATGATTGGACCGAGTTCGAACTGAGCGTCCTCGACGAATTCGACAATGTTGTCATCTCGCCTGGGCCAGGAACACCAGAAAGATCGGCAGACTTCGGCATTTGCGCCGAGGTGATCGAGCATTCCACGATCCCGGTACTTGGCGTATGCCTCGGCCATCAAGGCATCGCTCATGTGCACGGGGGAGCCGTGGTGCACTCTCCGGAGCCTAGACACGGTCGGGTCTCGGCGATCCGGCATACCGAGACCGAGTTGTTCGCCGGGATCCCCTCGCCGTTTTCGGCGGTGCGGTACCACTCCCTCGCAGTGACCGACTTGCCCGATTGTTTGGAGGCAACAGCGTGGTCCGAAGACGGAGTCATCCAAGCGCTCCGGCATCGGTCCAGGCCACAATGGGGAGTCCAGTTCCATCCGGAATCGATCGCCTCCGATGAGGCTCGGACCCTGCTGCGGAAATTCGCCGAGCTTACTGCGGCATGGAACCGGGGGACTGAGCATCAGGATGACGGTTCGGTCAATGAGGCGTGGGATGGCGAGGAGATTGTCTCGAAATCTGACCTCCTTGCAGGGACGTGCGCAGCGCTCAATCGGTCCGAAGCGACTCCCCACCCTGCTGACGATCGGCACCACTACATTCTCGACACCGATGTTCTCCCTCAGACATTCACCGACGAACGTCTCTTCGCCGAGCTCTTCGGTGACGAACCTGAGGCAGTTTGGCTCGACGGAAATTTACCTGGCAATGACTCGTCCCGGTTCTCGATCATGGGTGCGCCGTCCGGTCCGCTGAGCAAAGTAGCGACTGCCTCTGTGTCGGAAGGGACTGTCGAAGTCCGATCGGCCAGTGGCGAATCAAAGAGCTTCATTCAGTCGTCCGGATTCTTCGACTGGCTCGATATCGAGCTCGCTAGCACGACTGTCTCAGTGTCAGGCACAGAGGATGAACCGCCCAGCGCAGGATCCGAAACCCCCGACATACGTGCGGACAACCACGATCTGCCGTTCGATTTCCATCTTGGGTGGGTCGGCTATCTCGGCTACGAGCTCAAGACCGAGGTCGGCTCGCCGAACCAGCGCGAATCCGACCTGCCTGACGCCGTCATGATGTTCCTCGACCGCGCCCTCATCATCGACCACGAGACCGAGCGCATTCACCTTTTAGTGCTGCGTCGTGACGACGACCCCGCAGGCCGCGCGACAAACCAGGAATGGCTCGACTACACACGCACGCGGATCGCATCGATCCCCACCGATGAGGTCACTGGCGCTCATCAGCCGAGCACCGCCTCGGCGAAGGCGGACATCACAAACCCGGCGAAACGCCGCGATCCAAACCTCGTGGCACGGAACAGTCGGCACGAGTACCTCGACCTCATCGACCAAGTGCAAGAGAAGATCACCGATGGCGAGACTTACGAAGTCTGTCTGACGAACATGCTCGAGGGCACCGTCGATCCGCATGCGTCACCACTGGAGATGTATCTGCGGCTGCGTGAGGACAATCCGACGTCGTTTGGGGCGTTCATCCGCACGCGAGAGGCGGTGATTCTCAGCACCTCACCTGAGCGGTTTCTGCGGATTGGCGCAGACGGCCGGGTGGAGTCGAAGCCGATCAAGGGCACTCGTCCCAGGGGAGCGACACCGGCCGAGGATGAAGCGATCAAGGCTGAGCTGGCCGCTTCGGTGAAGGATCGGTCGGAAAATCTCATGATCGTCGATCTCGTGCGGCACGACCTCGGACGCACGGCCGAGCTGGGATCGGTGCAGGTGGACACGTTGTTCGGGATCGAGTCGTATGCGACGGTGCATCAGATGGTCTCGACGGTGAGTTCACGCTTGGCCGAGGATGCTAGCCCGGTGGCGTGTGTGCGGGCGGCGTTCCCACCAGGGTCGATGACTGGGGCGCCGAAGCTGCGGACGATGACGACCATCGAAGAGCTCGAGGCCGGCCCGCGTGGGGTGTACAGCGGAGCAGTCGGGTATTTCTCGCTCGGCGGTGCCGTCGATCTCAGCGTCGTCATCCGCACGCTCGTCGTTCAGGGTGAGACTCTGAGTTACGGGGTCGGCGGAGCGATCGTCGCACTCTCGGATTCCGAGGAGGAGTACGAGGAGACAGTGGTGAAGGCGGCTCCGGTGCTGAGGTTGCTCGGTGGAGTGGAGTTCCCCGGCGAGGTTGTCGTTCATGCGAACGCCCCGTCCGAACTGAGGACACATATCCATTCGACTGAGCAGATAGGCGATGCTGACGTCCACACCATGATCCCCGCCGAGGAGGCCGGACCGACCGATACCGCTGTGGCCGAATACTCGGGTGGAGTTGAGCGATGA
- a CDS encoding LysR family transcriptional regulator, producing MSTVFEQALDLGEPKRLLIFGAIAEFGSIGGAARELGWSQPALSQHMTALEKDLGVTLFDRTPRGIRLTTAGQLARIRANEVAASVTGLRSDLAKAFGLGGRNVRLAGFPSFVIGPLAAALGRLEANAGTSTDSPLHHSYEVSEAEPPEALRLLDDGDIDIAFLFHHEDEVPPELAGHMTVDLGADHLDLLVPERWNRAGQIQHLNDVAELPWIMGCVRCRSTAERLCRTAGFEPRTRHITDNPGAIQSLVSNGLGVALLPRSARRYSQIPGIDPIALAEAGARRVTAMIPDGLAATSEVVDLIDALRAADVTGGGADAATSTQAEASATGTTATSTLTDGYSDS from the coding sequence ATGTCTACTGTCTTCGAACAGGCTCTCGACCTCGGCGAGCCCAAACGTCTCCTGATCTTCGGCGCCATCGCCGAATTCGGCAGCATCGGTGGCGCCGCCCGTGAACTCGGCTGGTCCCAACCAGCACTGTCCCAGCACATGACTGCGCTGGAGAAGGACCTCGGGGTCACCCTCTTCGACCGCACCCCGCGAGGCATCCGCCTCACCACCGCCGGCCAACTTGCCCGCATACGCGCCAACGAGGTGGCCGCCTCGGTGACGGGGTTGCGCAGTGACCTGGCGAAAGCCTTCGGACTCGGTGGACGCAATGTCCGCCTTGCAGGCTTTCCCAGCTTCGTCATCGGTCCACTGGCCGCGGCGCTCGGCAGGCTCGAAGCCAATGCGGGCACAAGTACGGACTCACCGCTTCACCATTCGTACGAAGTCTCCGAGGCCGAACCGCCCGAAGCGCTGCGTCTGCTCGATGACGGTGACATCGACATTGCCTTTCTCTTCCATCACGAAGACGAAGTCCCGCCCGAGCTGGCCGGACACATGACCGTCGACCTCGGCGCCGATCATCTCGACTTGCTCGTGCCCGAACGCTGGAATCGTGCCGGGCAGATCCAACACCTCAACGATGTTGCCGAACTGCCGTGGATCATGGGATGCGTGCGGTGCCGATCTACTGCCGAACGCCTCTGCCGCACCGCTGGTTTCGAACCCCGGACCCGGCACATCACCGATAACCCGGGCGCCATCCAGTCCCTCGTCTCCAATGGACTCGGTGTCGCGCTGCTGCCCCGCAGCGCCCGCCGCTACTCCCAGATCCCCGGCATCGACCCGATCGCCCTTGCCGAGGCCGGTGCCCGCAGAGTCACGGCGATGATCCCCGATGGACTGGCAGCCACCTCCGAAGTCGTCGACCTGATCGATGCGCTGCGGGCTGCCGACGTCACCGGCGGTGGGGCAGACGCTGCGACCAGCACCCAAGCAGAAGCATCAGCGACCGGTACTACCGCCACCAGCACCTTGACCGACGGCTACAGTGACTCCTGA
- a CDS encoding helix-turn-helix domain-containing protein — protein sequence MRIGLIAIDGCFGSAIASIIDIVRVADGARGDVDPRIDPIELAILGPKRRVATTASMTLSVDHPLSESAEFDVVIVPALGTLTAAATNDALQSRDARSVIASLGRLDEATTRIAAACTGVFAVAETGRMHHRRATTSWFLGPEFLKRYPTVALDLDTMVVADGNLVTAGAAFAHIDLALSLVRSISPDLAQHVAKLLIIDERPSQAAFVAYEHLRHEDPIVVEFERFVRARLDEPFNVAFVAQSLGTSRRTLERRVRAALNLTPLGFVQRLRIERARHLSATTDLTSAEIALRVGYANAETLRSLLRRERRRS from the coding sequence ATGCGTATTGGACTGATCGCGATTGACGGCTGCTTCGGTTCGGCTATCGCGTCGATCATCGACATCGTGCGGGTGGCCGACGGAGCCCGCGGCGATGTCGACCCGCGGATCGACCCGATCGAACTCGCTATCCTCGGACCGAAACGGCGAGTGGCCACGACGGCATCGATGACCCTGTCGGTGGACCACCCACTGTCGGAGTCCGCAGAGTTCGACGTGGTCATCGTCCCTGCGCTTGGAACCCTTACGGCCGCCGCTACCAACGACGCCCTCCAGAGCCGAGATGCTCGTTCGGTCATCGCCTCGCTCGGGCGCCTCGACGAGGCGACCACCCGGATCGCCGCGGCGTGCACCGGCGTGTTCGCTGTCGCCGAGACCGGACGGATGCATCATCGGCGGGCGACGACCAGCTGGTTCCTGGGGCCGGAGTTCCTGAAGCGCTATCCGACCGTCGCCCTCGATCTCGACACCATGGTCGTGGCCGACGGGAACCTCGTCACCGCCGGCGCCGCGTTCGCCCACATCGACCTCGCGCTCTCACTCGTGCGATCGATCAGCCCCGACCTGGCCCAACACGTCGCCAAGCTCCTCATCATCGACGAGCGCCCGTCGCAGGCGGCCTTCGTCGCCTACGAACATCTCCGGCACGAGGACCCGATCGTCGTTGAGTTCGAACGCTTCGTGCGCGCCCGCCTGGACGAACCGTTCAACGTCGCCTTCGTCGCGCAGTCGCTCGGCACCAGCCGGCGCACACTCGAACGACGAGTCCGTGCGGCGCTCAACCTCACTCCGCTCGGCTTCGTCCAACGGCTTCGCATCGAACGAGCTCGGCACCTCTCAGCAACCACGGACCTCACCTCCGCCGAGATCGCGCTACGGGTCGGCTACGCGAACGCCGAGACTCTGCGCTCCCTCCTGCGTAGGGAGCGACGCCGTTCCTGA